A portion of the Equus quagga isolate Etosha38 chromosome 17, UCLA_HA_Equagga_1.0, whole genome shotgun sequence genome contains these proteins:
- the LOC124229137 gene encoding LOW QUALITY PROTEIN: olfactory receptor 5T1-like (The sequence of the model RefSeq protein was modified relative to this genomic sequence to represent the inferred CDS: inserted 1 base in 1 codon): MSTLTSDLDLYQIQLKNATEVTMFILMGFTDDFEVKVFLFLLFLAIYLFTLIGNLGLVVLVIGDSRLHNPMNYFLSVLSFLDACYSSVGTPKMLVNFLSENKAISFLGCVAQMFLFVTFGTTECFLLAAMAYDRYVAIYNPLLYSINMSSRVYVPLIIASYLCGILHASIHTGATFSLSFCASNEIRXVFCDIPPLLVISCSNTHTNQLLLFYFVGSIEIITILIVLISYGFILVEILKMHSAEGRRKVFSTCGSHLTGVSIYHGTILFMYVRPNSSYALDHDMTVSTFYTIVIPMLNPIIYSLRNKDVKEAMKRVFGKNGCLKKVYFSY, translated from the exons atgtcaACGTTGACATCAGATTTAGATTTATACCAGATTCAGTTAAAAAATGCAACTGAAGTTACCATGTTTATATTGATGGGCTTCACAGATGATTTTGAAGTGAaagtcttcctatttttgctaTTTCTAGCAATCTATCTTTTTACTCTGATAGGAAATTTGGGACTGGTTGTATTGGTCATTGGGGATTCCCGCCTCCACAATCCTATGAACTATTTTTTGAGTGTGTTATCGTTCTTGGATGCCTGCTATTCTTCAGTTGGGACCCCAAAAATGCTGGTCAATTTCCTGTCAGAGAATAAAGCTATCTCATTCCTTGGATGTGTAGCACAGATGTTTCTGTTTGTTACGTTTGGCACCACAGAATGCTTTCTCTTGGCTGCAATGGCATATGATCGCTATGTAGCAATCTACAATCCTCTGCTGTATTCAATTAACATGTCATCCAGGGTCTATGTGCCACTCATCATTGCTTCCTATCTTTGTGGCATTTTACATGCTTCTATACACACAGGGGCCACATTTAGTCTATCTTTCTGTGCATCGAATGAAATCA CAGTCTTTTGTGACATCCCTCCTctccttgttatttcttgttctaACACTCACACAAACCAGCTTCTACTCTTCTACTTTGTGggatctattgagataatcactATCCTGATTGTCCTGATATCCTATGGTTTCATTCTGGTGGAGATTCTGAAGATGCATTCTgctgaagggagaagaaaagtcttttctACATGTGGTTCTCACCTAACTGGAGTGTCAATTTATCATGGAACAATTCTTTTCATGTATGTGAGACCAAATTCCAGCTATGCTTTGGATCATGACATGACAGTGTCAACATTTTACACCATTGTGATTCCCATGCTAAATCCCATCATCTACAGTTTAAGGAACAAAGATGTAAAGGAGGCAATGAAAAGAGTATTTGGTAAAAATGGGTGTCTcaagaaagtatatttttcatattaa